AAGAAATCGCCTCCTCTATGTCTCATCTGCTGAGTGAACCATGGATGGGGGTAGAAGCATCTCGGTTTGATCCTCCTATGCTTTTGTTCGTAAGGGGGAACAGCCTCTCCTGAGCATCTCTGAATTAATATTATCTCGGATGGGGTAGGATCGTGTGTTGAGCGACTCCTCCGCTCAGTTAATGGAGAAAAGACTGCATTTCTGTTATCTGGTTAGATACAGCGTACGgggaaaggattttaaaagcaagttcACAAGGCCAGGAAGCTCCCTCTTCCTCCCGGGTAGGCAGGGGAAGGAAGATAACTTCCTCAGCCTTTAGAGCGAATTCACGGTTTCATAGGATTCAGAAGAGAGATCTGATTGGAGTGCGAGATGGGAGAGGGAACTTCTTTCCTTCTGATTCTAGAGAAATAAGAAATCTCAGTTAATGCTCTGGTGATTTCTGcgagattttaaaaaacaagaggACTCGTGGAATCTGTCATAGGAGCGTTTTCCTCTCCTTTAACAAGCAATGACAGTCTAATTACTGGAGCTACGAGCAGCTGTCGAGTTAGCCGGGGAGACAGAGGAGCTACATGTGTTCTACCCGGCCGCCGGCACTGAGCCCTCGCAGCAGGCTGAGGCAGCCGTACCGCCGCAGTGTCCCTCAGAAAGCTCCCGACAGGAATTTCACTAGAGAGCTCCCGATAGGAAACGGGAGCAGTTTGTTTCCTTGCGAGCGCTCTTGCGAACGCTGGCTGTGAGCGCGGGGGTTCACGCGTCGCGCACCGTCAGCGCGGGGCGGGGTGACAGTGAACTCTTGCGGGAGCCCTGAAACTGCTCcagccccggcgctgccccggaGAGGGCTCCGCTGGCCCTGGCGGAGTTGGAATTCGGTAGAACACCTTGGCACGAGTTTGCTGCTCTTCCTGTCCTCTCAAGTTCCTTCCACcatatttattgtttttaatgacATTCTACTTCCCATTTGGATACAACCTCCTCTGCCGGGTTGAGCTTGTGtggaagagggagggaagaggaggaataCTGAGCCTCCTCTGGTGAGTGTAATAAAGCAGatgtccctgctggcagcagcagccgcctCCAGGAAAGCTGTACAAGGGGGGCCCATTCAGGGACCGCACTCGCCTCCCACTCCGAGTCGCTCACAACTGCTTAGCGTGagatctatctatctatttatttatttatttatttatttattatttcaaaactaAACACTGCGAGTGCTCCTCGCAGTGGTCTGATCGGCGAGCCTATCTGGATGCCCTCAGGCAGCAACAGTTTTACGCACGCAGGATTAAACAGCTTTCTAAAACGCCGCGCCAGGCAGGAGCCCTCACAGTGGGAGACGGATGGGTTCTGCTGGTCGACGAGACTTTGGTCAACCGTGTTCCCCCCACCTCCTGCCGCCCCCCTCGCTGTGCCCTGGCTGCGGGGGACACCAGGCTGCCTCCAGCAACAAAGAGCCGTGTCCCCGCGCGGGGACTCGGGCTCGGCGCAGGGCTGCCGGCTCTGCCAGCTCAAGGGCTCCTGGGGAAAACGCATCCACGCGTGGGGGCGGGAGGGAGAAACAGatgactttattttcttcaaaggtGATTCGCAGTTTGTGCATCTCTTAATAACGCGAGCTTCTGAGCTCGAATTTCACGGCTGAGAGGACGAGTCGGTGCTGCGCGTCGAGCTGGCTGGAGATGTGCGAATCCCCGTCTCCTCCTCCCAAGGCTGGAACTTGCGCCTCTCCCGGGCACCACCCCCAGCCGCGCTCTCCGGGGAAGTGCTTCACACTCGGCACGGCGCGGCCGAACATCGCCCCTTCAGCGCTGCCGACCCGCAGGGTTTGGAGCGCCGAGAGTAACAAACTCTTCCTCCAGGTCATGTAGCAGACGTGCACTGTACACTGCTCTTTATTACAGTACGCTCTGTTGACAGGCCGTCACAAGCATGACGTgtttaaaatagagaaaataattgcagaaaaatccatttctaaAAAATTTCGCAGGTGTTAATTCTTCCAGAAACTTGTCACCTGCAAACAAATCTTTAAAgagtgttttgctttgctgctatgaaaatattaatgctaATTATCCATATCAGGGCCAAATTCTATATTCAGTTCAAATGCAAAAAGCAAGCACCCtttatcattaatttaaaatacttggCAACACccctatttttaaatttgatatCAGTAAATCCAGAAAATGTGCAAACTTTATCAGACTTCAATGTTTCAactaaatacaaattttaattgcattgAGAAAGCCACTAAGCATATTcaggttaaaaataaagtcaCTGACATTTGGGTGATTAggttttcccctttcctttctaGTCTGTACCAGACTTGGGCAATCCATCACAGCAGACCAGAAGGGAATACAAATAATCTTTGGTATTATTAGTTTTGAGGAAAGTTTAACCTTTTCTATCCTTCATATTAATATAACATGTTCCCTGAAAGcattttcaattattattaATGCTATAAAGGTACATgaaaaagttggtttttttgttttttttttttttttgtaacatgTAACAGATATTCATAAAATCATTACAGTTCTACTTTGGCAAAATGGTATTTTCTGTGTTACTTTTGATTACACGCTTTAGTAAAAAATTCATCTGGGAAAGTCAACCATTCATTTATGTTACTAGTGAACAAGCCCATCCTAATTCTGGCACACCTGGATTCAACGGTTATGacaattttaaaacaatctgAATTAAGAGGTTCACTATTATAAGTTAAATTTGgaaattatataatatatatgaaaaatgaGGGCCTACTTATCTTTCTGTTTACTTCAGGGAGAACACAATTACATCAGTGgacactgtaaaaaaaaaaatcctagcaTTACACCAATTTTTGCCAGCCAGATTAAGGCATTAATCCTGCACATCTACATTCATAAATACAGTCACAACTTCAGGCCTATTCAGGCAAAGattaattgggaaaaaaaaagtgtttgacATCACTCTCAAAGTTAATAGTGAAGCATAACAAGCAATAATGTGAATTACACTACCGAGTGACTTAGTTTCATTTTGCCTTGTCAAAAGACAACTAAAAATGTGCTTATCTGACAATTTCAGTCATGAGTTCTTGTTACAAGAAGTCTTAATTCTTAAACTCTTCTATCTATTGAATAAAACGTATAAATGTATGCAAAACCAGTGAACCATTGCATTCTCATACATTAAGACTGTACTTTAAAGTGGGAATTGAGATGCCGAAGAAAATCTTCCTTAGATGTTAGAGATGGTGGGAAAACTTCTCGACAGAATTCACATATTCCACACTGATTCAGTTCAGAGTCTGCATATGCTTGTGCCAGCAAATCATTGTCTTGAGGCTGCCAAATGGcctaaaagaaacagaaaattattattgctGAGGTTTACAATGTGGTTTACATTATGCTGTAGtttatatttctattaaaaaaatacctgacTCTTTAAGTTAGGATTTCTTTACACCTGCCTGGCCAGAGACATTAACTAGAGGGTTCTCATTTAAGAAAAGCAAGATAGgactttggtttttttaaggttttataAACACACTATCCTTgcaaatacttaaaaataccATGGTATTTATTAACAATAAATATTGCTATGAACAGAAATCTGTAATATCAGTCTGGTACATActaaagcttttctttaactttgcatttcagtattttactgTAGAAGTCACAGTACACAATAGCCATTTAGCAGAagtgagaaaatacattttagcttagaataaaatgtttcttgtACAGAGTCAAtatgattaatattttatttccattcttaTTGACATACAACAAGTTTTCAGCTTATTTCCAAAATTACTACATCCATGTCATGGCTTAAGGTACTTATTTACTCTGGCTGCCTTTTAGTATAAATGTGTCATAAATAATCTTGTTTGGGATCCCTCCTGCCATGACAGCATCAAAACTCACTGGTACCATCTGAATATCTATCCATGCACTCAGGCAATTCTATAAAATACATTGTACTTGgttcagcagctgcactgctctTGGTCCCTGAGCTAGTTAGTTTCAAGCTAAGAAGACTGTTTATTCAACACTGGAATTGAAGGCACTTAAGCTCAGAGTCTTAGTGTACACTATTTAGAATTGTACCAAATAGGAATCAGAAAGTCTTCTATCAGTTTTCAAAGTGAAGTTAAAACTAAAGTTTCATAACTTTAGTATTAGCAACACAATATCAAATAGTTATGTTACATATAACTTAATATGTACCTTAGGCCAGGACAATCAGGTTTTGAGTAAATTTAAGATCAAATGCATCCTGTTGTGACTACAAAGTAGAAAGAATGGCAGCAAGCTGGTATGAACTCTGTGTGGGGATGGAACTTTGAAGAGAGTGTGCCCTAAAGGTTTTTATTTGGCGtagctttttcctcttgcctcaCTCACACATGGGAAGGCAAGGAAGAATACTTTACAAAGTCGTTTCTTTAGAAGTTTTAAATTTCTTGCCACTGATACCCACgattctttattttcagctcttctttAAATTTCATCATGGCAAATAGTTACAATCTATTGTTTATTTCTCCCACAGCAACCCGCTGTACAACTAAGCAGGCTTTCATAGCAGTTAAACCTTTTAAAACCGCCCTGAACTTCTCGGGAGTCAATTTCCTGCCCATTCTGTATTTAAACAGTGTTTAGCTTATCACACAGCAATAGCAGATTTACTGTCTTTCATTATGGTCAGCAATCCATATAATTAAATTGACTAATTAGTAATTAAGTGCAATCACACCACTTTTTTCGGCTCAAAGAGTCTACTTATTGTATGTTGCTGGTGTAAATTGCACATTAAATCTATCTAGACACTGACACACTTAAACAAGTTAGCACACTTAAATATGCTACATAAATGTGTTTAGAATTATTTGTTTCTGATATGATGTAAAGCACcgtttgaaaaaaaaaaaaagataaaatagtATTGTAAAAAGTATTTGTCATCTTGGAAACATAACAAGGGGAGGTACCCATGCAGCAACCCACACACGCAGGCACTTAACTTTCATTTCTTGAATGCTGAGCTTGTGCTTAATATCCTTGTCAGAACAGGGATCTATTTAAGCAGACATtcaatttcaaaaaacattaaTATTGAGATTAATTGACTActgatttgcttttaaaatcatgaaCATACTTGGAAGTATTTTGGTGGAAACAACTCCCTCAAACTGCAAATACCAATAAACATGTGCATCTATATAAAAGTCTCAGCTAAATGTAGTCTGTAAAATCCTAGGTTCACTAATATCcatgtttattttaatctaCTGCTCTTTTCAGTCacgtttttcttttttttaagttacattTTAAGGAAACAGTACTGAGTTTTTAGATTTAGTATCCACATAGAAGGAAAGAGCTAAATTTATTACACCAACTGAGAGCAGTTCCAAGAACTTGCTGTTGCCAAATCTATTGCATTTATGGGGTTTTCCATTTTATAAGTTAACATATGTAGTAAATACTTGAAAGTTTTATCTAcactaggaaagaaaaaaagaggcatataattctctcctttttggcttttccttcatttttggAGGGGATGATAGAAGCTGTAAGCAGTATAACCACCCTCTAGAAAGGTGGTAAAAATACTAAGAACAAGCTTATGCATAAATTTTGCTAAGGTTAACACCGTGAAAAGGGCATGTATAcaagtaactttaaaaaatactactttAATCTACATATATATTAGCTGTGACCAAATCTTTAGCACAATTTACAGTCAGAAAAAACCTCTAGAACTGAGTCCaattaattggaaaaaatacttaaaagcCTGTTTTGAAAGCAGCTGAATAAAGGTGATGGATATTTAAATATACTGATATACACAGATGTACATTTAATGGATTCTAAAGTAATACTGGCTTGTTTCAAACAAACTTCTGGATAAGAAGTAACATTTTAATCAATGCAGTGTTATTGTAGATATGACTTCAAATACTAACCAGTTCACTattagctttctttttctttgagtgCTAGCATTAGTACATCCTTCTCCACAAAATAGAtcattcacattttaaaagctgtctccaaattaatttccttattttgcagaaatacCAGTGGTAAAAGCCTTACTGCTATTCAACCACTGTTCTGTACTTTTAAAGCTGCATACTCTCCTATCAAATTATAATCACATACCAGCTGTTTCACTTGCTGTAATGTACAATGCAGGGTGCCATCTATTGAAAAATGAATACACAGACTAACTAGTAAAAgaacaggctggagagggaataCAGAAAAGGAGGATAGTAACAAGCAGTGGAGTGAATTCTTCACAGTTCTACAGGAATTCTACTAGCAGTAAAATGAATGTgttaatttgtttaaattagTCACAACTTTACCTGAGAACCcaatgaaaaatacaataaaaactGTAATTAATAAGTTGGTAAAGAATTGAGATCGCTTACATTACAAATAGgtatttaaaatagcttttgaaaaaaatcaaacttatAGTAGCAATCTTtcaatgctttaaaattttcattcaaaAGTGGTTTGCAATAGAAAATTAAACTAGACTGGGTAAATtttaggagaagaaaacatCAAAGCTATCATGTCCTACAACACTCTCCAAATGCTGGCTTTGCAGTTCATGCAGTGACCAAATGAAGAGGTAAAGCTGCTGCATGCACCTTGTCATTGGGAAAGAACATAAAACTTCATCCATGTAAAGAGTAAAAATAGGTGAATTCTACCCTCAGAGAATTCCTAATTGTCACTATTTGCTTATTCTTGAAAATCTGTCCTTTCACAAGGTACcagaaaaaccaaagaaataaaaaacaaacaaacaaacacaaaaccagtcTAAAAAGCTCCATAATTTTGCCAGCTTTCAGCTGAGGCAGGATGTTAcacaaaagaagcaaagcacCCAGAGACGTGAGTGCCAGAATatgtcaaaatgtttttctgcattacAGCTACTGGGCCTTGTTTTTGGAAGCTCCCATGGACTTCAGGCTGTAACTGAACTTTAAGCCCAAATTACATACATAAACctaaaagaaagtattttagCAAACTTTTCTTCATtcaaaagcataattttttttcctacgACGAcaaaaaattaagtttcttagagcagaggaaaagggtATTGTCGATACCTCAGATTGAGACAAAAAGTAGTTGTTTTTTTCATAGTGAAAGTATTTATCTGTTTAGCTTTTTAATTGGTTCATTTTTCCTATTCTCTGCTGTACATGAAAAACAATTAAGACAAATGTGTGCCCTATACAACTGAGATCAAGGGTAGAAAGAAAGCAATCTAGGGGGCAATTTAGGATTAATGACAGCTTTGAAATAGATATAGAAGCAATTAATATCTAGATGAACTGAAATTTGTAAAAGCATCCAGTGCTTATGTCTGCTTATATTCCTGACATTTCACTGGAAAAGCATCTTGAACACATCCTGCAGcattaagaagaagaaatgacagGAGATGTTGTCTTAAAAAAAGACTGATGAAGTTTCTTAGAGAATATATTAATCCAGTCTCAAAGATCTTTGCAAAACGTGTGTCTGAATCATTACCATTTTTGAAATGTAGAATATTTATAGAAAGATACCTGATGAGGACCTCTGACGGTTGTTCCAGCAgcttctaaagaaaaaattacttcaggtACACCCTGGTTTGTGTGCTTAGGTGCAAATGTGAAACCACTGtctgttgtttttaaacatgGTTTGTCACAGATATTTTCTATGGGCATCTTTGCATGATCTGAGGGGTTTGTTTTGTCAACAGTAGTTAAGCTTTGTAAAGCTGAGGTCATGAGATCAATGCCATGAGCTTCAAATGAGTTAGGTTCCAATTTACTGAGGTTAACAGCATGGTCTCTGTGCTCCAGGTTAAAATGGTGATCTTGAAGCATGTTTTCAGATATACCAGTACAAGGAACTGTTGGTTTTTCCTGAGTGCTCTGCAAGAAAGCAGAGTCATTGTCTGTAGGTGGAAACTTGACATTAAATTTAGAAAGTGATTCTACAGAGTTGTTGTCCTCATCTTGGCCCACTCCTCTTGGTGTGATAGATGTGATGCATGATGCACCTCTATTTATATCCTTTATAACCCGAGGCTTAAAAAGCTCTTCTGCTTGTTCATCAGTTTTATCAGTGCACTGTATCGGCAtggaaaactgtatttctgtgaagaaaaaaaatgaagaaaaaattaaatagtcCATTGAAATATAGTTATTAAAAATGTGGTGTTGAGGGGATTTTTCCcatcttccttccctgcttttttaactgtttattttctctttaaaatcaGACTGAGGTGTAGTTTTCTTTCACAATAGTTCTGACACAAAAAATGatcagagcagaaataaaaggaaatactCTCTCCTAGTAATTATATTTCTCTTTGATTTATGGctataaacattttcattttattgaaaattatgTTGTCCCATACTCTAAACACATACTTGCAAATTTGCTGAAGTGTTCTGGCAGAAATAGAAGCTggaacccaaaccatttcacaCAGTGCCAAGAACATGCTAGGCACCATAAGCACGATTTTAGAAGGTATTCAGGTACCCATCTCCCACTGGTTTCCAAAttagttaaatatttaaactaaatAACTCTTCAGAAATGGGACCATGTTTTCCCTTTGATTCGAGAATTCACCCTTTATTTTTGGCactatattaataaaaatggtAATGGTTACACCTAAACAGGTGAGAGAATAGCTTCAGCAAAAACTGTTTGTACAGCAGCCTTCTGAAAGTGGAACACAGAAGTAACAAATCAAACATTAAATCTATATAACTTTCATGTATACCTTTACACACAGTTGACTTAAGCACTTCTTTTATCATCTATATGGCTTACATCATGTATGGCTTTTCACACAGTTGAGTGAGGCACTttgttggaaaaacaaaaccattcttGTAAAGTAAGTTGCAAAATACACTTCCTCCAAAATTCCCACCCTCAAATAATGAATTTATTAGCATTCAATCAGACTATCACAATACAGTTCAGACAGAGCAATTTGAAGCAACAAGATACATGTCAGCACTTTATGTAACAAAACTTCAATAACAAATGAACTAAATTAAAATCAAGTGCTGAAATCAGCATCTTTTGCTTCAACTGTGTGCATTTGGCAGGTGTTTACTGAAATCACTTAGGAGTCTGATCCTACTATTAAGAAAAGCAAGTAAAGAATACCCAAAGTAGCTTACATTGTATTAAAGGTAAGCATTAGTGGAACTGGACATTCAGGATCTCTTACAGTTTCAACAAAAATCAAgcctttcctttgttttcaggaAGTGTTGGATTAAGGTCTTGTCCCATTTaagaaaatggtatttaaaaGTCTGCACAAGGAAGTCTAGAAAATAAGTTCTGAGTCTCCTCAGTCCTGCAGTTTTCCTCTAACAGATATGGGGCTAGAGGCATTCATAGCAGACATCTTTTGAACTGACAGCtaaattaaaagcaagcaaGTGCTGTCATTCACACAGTATGATGGGATATCACATGTAGTAAGTGCCTGCCTCTCACTCCAAGGGACAAAACAATTACAAGAGCCATTGATGTGATGACTGTCTTTTATAGCATGTGATTTGGAGCATTCGTCATTGAATGCCAAAACTGGCGGTGCGTTTTCTTGGTGAAATACTGAGCACCATGTGAACAGACTTGAAAAAGGCAGATGGTAAACAGTGGAAGTACTTCTATGTATGTGtaatttgcagtattttcaaatataaagcAAAGCTTTCAAACAGTTGAATCACAATAAGAGCTTAAGTATGATATTACCAGTTTCAGGTTCTGGCTTTATCTTAAATATACTCAGTTGGTCTGTTTGTTCCCTGGCTAGCATACATATTCGATGACACTCTTCTTTCATGTCCTGGAAAATGGTCTCCAGATTCTCTCTGGAAGATCAAAATTGTAAATTAAAGAGTCAACCAAATCAGCTTGCTGTGACCTTTAACCTAGTCACACCCACAAACCAGAGAAAAACAATAGTATAAGCTACTTTTCTTGGATATCTTGTTCCTCAACATATGTATACATATTTTTGCTCTCCTCAgtaaaagcaagcagaaaaaaggaaaaggaaatgttgtCAAAGAGCTTGTTTAGTTCTAtcatacacatatatatttgaACATAGGAACTGACCCTGCAAGAACCATCCCCAAAAATCCAGCCTTTCAGTTCTTTCAGTCTTGCAGGTGTTTTGTGGAAGAGTTTATCTTTTCCAAGGATACTGTTTCCACCTCAGTTATAGGGAAAATAAGATGCTGCCACTATTAGCAttaattgttttctgttgttgccAGTGTACTTCAGACTGCAGAAGAAGGAACACACAAGCATTTGTTAcagctctttccttctctgtctaCCTTGCATTTTGGGGAGGAGTTTGTGAATTCAGCCCCTCTGGTTTCGTACAATATcatatgatttttctttttattctgagaGATGTATTGTCTTATATCTTTTCCAGAGTATAATATGGAAGTCTGATATTTAGTTATCTGCACTGAGGATGCTAAAATAGTTTATGTTGGTATGATTTTATTTGTCCAAAGGCAATGTTATTTAGATAATGATGCATCCATAAAATTCCACTGTGAAATTTTGATAAAGTTGCTgagtaatttatatttttaagcacaataaaatggattttataAAATGAACTTCAAAcataaaaaagtgaaattggATTTGTGTTCTCTTTTGCATCTTTACATCAAAAGATCTCgaaagggatttttctttaatccagtgaattgttttctctttttattgctTATTCATATAGCAATCAGACTGTGTTCCTACTTCTGTCATGTTTCTCTCTTTGAAGACACAAATGtctatttgtatttcatttgaaaaaagaTCTATAGAAGTACTTA
The genomic region above belongs to Sylvia atricapilla isolate bSylAtr1 chromosome 7, bSylAtr1.pri, whole genome shotgun sequence and contains:
- the TANK gene encoding TRAF family member-associated NF-kappa-B activator; protein product: MDKNIGEQLNRAYEAYRQACMDRDHAVKELQQKTENYMQQIREQQEKIELQNSIIAKLKSQLAALNANRGNAHPYILMQEDIETSNFPFSQLSEKLNIAKQREKLLKEQLDSESMKLKQLEDKSNQKERKLLSIISNQDDKIRNLESRLQELNEAQKGIQMPTYKREGKSKKVVPDKPELSLGMSCISPERENLETIFQDMKEECHRICMLAREQTDQLSIFKIKPEPETEIQFSMPIQCTDKTDEQAEELFKPRVIKDINRGASCITSITPRGVGQDEDNNSVESLSKFNVKFPPTDNDSAFLQSTQEKPTVPCTGISENMLQDHHFNLEHRDHAVNLSKLEPNSFEAHGIDLMTSALQSLTTVDKTNPSDHAKMPIENICDKPCLKTTDSGFTFAPKHTNQGVPEVIFSLEAAGTTVRGPHQAIWQPQDNDLLAQAYADSELNQCGICEFCREVFPPSLTSKEDFLRHLNSHFKVQS